The nucleotide sequence ATGGATAACCGGAATGGTAATCTGgcaaatttctggaaagataaatggtggggaccaAAATCAATCCTAGAAGAAATTCAGAATATTGACCTATCTTCCCTTACTACTTCCTCTAAGGTTGGCGACTTCTtcagagaaggagaatgggCTCTACCTGAAGTTAACTGAGATTGTCTTTGCTCTATATTTAAGGCGATGAAAGAGATTAAGCTTCCCAACGATCAATTAGATGATGCTTGCGTTTGGCAATTAACCCCCTCAGGTTTGTTCTCAACTGCCTCTGCTTGGGAGGATATTAGAAGTAAATTCCCAACGGTTTATTGGTCATTTGTGGTTTGGTGTAAAGGGATGCCACCTAGGTACTCTACCTGAGGCTGGAGTCTAGTTCATAACAGACTTCCCACGGAtgagaaaatcaggaaaaaagGAATTCAATTGACTTCAAGATGCTCTCTTTGTGGTCAGGCGGAAGAGGCCATTGACCATATTTTCCTCAGTTGCTCATATTCGATGGAAATTTGGGGAAGGTTCCTAAAGTGCTTCAATGTGCTTTGGCCAGGACCTCAGACAATTGAAGAGATGATtaaatggtggaagagaaagatgagattcattaatattaaaaaaccatGGCTGGTGGGTTTCCTTATTATTGTGGCGCACATCtggtgggaaaggaatagcCGACGGTTTGAGGAGAAAAATCGAAGTGTTGCATATGTGTATGAATACATTAGCCAAGAGCTCAGTCTCTGTGTAGGGAAGTCCAAGGGAGAAGTGAAAACGATAAATGATGTTATTTGTTGTAGGAAACTTGGAATAGAGGTTGAGAATGCCAGCGCCACAATCCCTCTTGAAGTGCACTGGTGCAAGCCACCGATGAACTGGATTAAAGTCAATGTTGATGGGAGCGCTCTGGGAAACCTAGGTAGAGCAAGGGCAGGAGGTGTCCTCCGTGACAGTGAAGGCCAGGTTCACAATTCTTTTAGCATCTTCTTGGGTGTAAAGAAGATCTATGAGGCAGAGTTTAAGGCAGTCATGGAAGGTATTTTGATGGCAATGCAATCCAATGCTAGAAGACTGTGGATTGAGTCTGACTCTGCAACGGTGGTTATGGCGATTCAGACCAACCAGATCCCATGGTTTATTCGTCAGAAGTGGATTTTTGCCCTACCATTCTTAGAGACTATACCGTGGAAGATTTCACACTGCTTCCGAGAGGCTAATACTATAGCTAACTATCTTGCTAAGAAGGCTTCGAAGTCGGGTATCTCTAAGACTGCGGTGTCCTTCCTGAGTCATATTACTATTGACCTGGAGAATGATGCGATGGACAGGCATCGATTTAGATTTTGCTAGGGCGTTgcttgctttctctgctgatggccatgccgaaggtggagtctGTGAGTTGCCCTAGTGGGGTCTACTTTGTCCTTGTATTTCTTTTATGATGTATTTTGCttccttttaataaaattatccgtttagcaaaaaaaaaaaaNNNNNNNNNNNNNNNNNNNNCTAAGACATTACTTCTCATGCATGTAGATCATTTACAAATCAAATGTTCTTGAGAGAATCAGTGTActtgttgattgaaaactttcTATTCTTGTTTAGGTTAACATATTTGGGGTGAATTGCTAGCATGAGAAGAGAATATCCAAGAGCTTTGCTTTGCATTTgacatgttaaaaaaaattcatcttgaacttttttttttttttttggttgggtgaGAATATATGAGGGGTTTATAATGGATTGTATTGTCTAAATCTGTTCGAAGGGCATAAACTTGAAAGATTCATATGATGTTATCCATTGGTGTATGTTGAACCAACCGGTAATGATATTATTTTGAGTGACAATTAGTTAGCCTTCTAGAATTTATTCTCTATAGCTAATTGCCTCATTAACCTTGGTTGTATTGAAGTCAGTAGAATTTATATCTTCTAGGAGGTAttgtttgttattttagtttttagttaATTGCCTTTTCATTACACAGGTACCCAAATCTTTGTAGACAAaactattttaaataaaaattaaaaaaaaaaaaaaaacctttacaGACGATTTTTCAAACCACTGCTAAACCAATCGCAAACATCTAATTAAATGGTTTCTTTAGGGGCGGTTTTATGGGTGCCCCAATAGAACTATACTTTTCGCGGTGGGATTTTATCCATCCCTATTGGTATCTATAGTCACAGTAAAAAGACATCCCTAACAATATATTATATACATCTAAAACACTATATTCCAACATTAGGGGATGTATTGGTGTACTCCTAAAAGGCCTTTTTAGGGGCTGATTTATAAAGCGCTGCTAAAAAGTCCTTTTACGTGCAAAGATAAAAACGCTCCAAAGCTATAGGGGTGATACATGGACAATTTAGAACACTGCCCCCTAAAGGCATTAGTGGTGGTTAAACTAACTATAAAAGCATATAAAAACAGCTccaattgattcttttttttggaatttttaagTAGCATCCAATGGAGTATGATTCATTGCTATAGGGAAGTCAACGTAATTGAAGATAGCCTTGCGAAACATGCTGCCACGACTAGATCCTCTATGGAATGGGACTCTGCTCCTAAATTTTCTACAAATGATATCGAGTAGAATGCGATGGAAAAACCtatgtgatttttttccttctattttgaGGATGTAGATTCTTTTTTTAGAATTATTTCCCTTTCTGTTGATGGTCATGTGGCAGGTGGAATTGAGATTGTAGTTTATTTAGTTTTGTCTGTattattcttattcttttttaatatatctttaatgaacttaaaaaaaaaagtctcataCCTGGGGTCATGGCCGTCGCATGCCTGAGAGCTTTGTTTGTCATTCTGTTGACCTTGTTGAAATGAAGGGCCATCCCGTATTTCATTGGTGGCACCCGCCTAGCGCGCAGCACGCGGGCGGATGAGAagattttgtttgtttattttcacaAAAATTAAGTGATACCACTATCGTCATGGCCGACGTGTGGTGTCGGCATACAATATTCTtcagattaatttttttttttatttgtattatcAAACTTTAAATCCTTGGTTGACCCCTCTGTCtatggttctcttttttttcatctGTCGTCATTGTTTTCTAGGTGGGCAAATTAGTTTTCTAGTCAGCAAGCTGCTGCTGTCTTGGGTCCTTTGTTTCTCTATAAATTGAGAAGACGTTCCGGAGGGAAGCCACTACTAGTCCAACATTCAGGCTCTGAGCTTACCCAAcaaaagactagagagagagagagaagagagagagatggattcCATTGGACTAGTGGAGGATAAGATGCCACATGCGGTTTGTATACCATTCCCAGCCCAGGGCCACATAAACCCAATGCTCAAGGTGGCAAAGCTTCTCCACCACAGAGGTTTCCACATCACCTTCGTCAACActgaatacaatcacaaacgCCTACTCAAGTCAAGAGGCCCTGATTCTCTTAAGGGCTTACCTGACTTTCAATTCGAGACTATCCCGGACGGTCTCCCACCACCAGATATAGATGCCACCCAAGACATCTCAGCCCTCTGTCAGTCTACCCGCACCACTAGCTTAGTTCCCTTCCGCAACCTCCTCTCCAAACTCAACACCACATCCCACATCCCTCCGGTCACTTGCATAGTCTCTGATGGTGTCATGAGCTTCACCCTTAAAGCTGCTGAGGAAATTGGAGTCCCTGAAGTACTATTCTGGACAACTAGCGCCTGCGGCTTCTTGGGCTACATGCACTATCCCCATCTCATGGAAAGAGGCCTTACACCTCTCAAAGGTATGTTATAAATAATTTCAAAGCCCACTTCTCTATAACATATCATCACCAATTTAACTCTTTACGTTTTGATTGTGCACTGAACAGATACGAGCTACCTATCCAATGGGTACTTGGACACTCCTTTGGATTGGATCCCAGGAATGAATGGTATCCGTTTGAAGGATATTCCCACTTTTGTTAGAACTACCAATCCCGATGACTTCATGCTCGACTTTCTCAAGGGAGAAGTAGGGAGAGCTTATAAAGCTTCTGCAATTATTTTAAATACATTTGAACTCCTTGAGAAGGACGTCGTGGATGCTCTTTCAACAATGTTGCCTCGCGTTTACACCATCGGCCCTCTTTCCCTGATGTTGGATCAGATTAAAGATTATAGTTTGAAGTCCATTGGGTCCAATCTATGGAAAGAAGAATCTGGGTGTCTTGAATGGCTTGATTCCAAAGAACTCAGTTCTGTGGTTTATGTGAACTTTGGGAGCATCACAGTTATGACGCCTCAGCAACTCGTGGAGTTCGCATGGGGGCTAGCTAATAGCAACCACACCTTTTTGTGGATCATAAGGCCGGATCTAGTAGCGGGTAACTCGGCCGTTCTGCCATCCGAGTTCGTGAGCCAAACCAAAGAGAGAGGAATGCTATCAAGTTGGTGCCCACAAGAGAAAGTGCTGAGCCACCCAGCAATAGGTGGTTTCTTAACGCACAGTGGGTGGAACTCTACACTCGAAAGCATTTGTGGGGGTGTGCCTATGGCTTGTTGGCCATTCTTTGCGGAGCAGCAAACTAACTGCAGATACTCCTGCACTCATTGGGGGATAGGTGCAGAGATTGACAACAATGTTAGGAGGAATGATGTAGAGAGGCTTGTTAGAGAGTTAATGGAAGGAGATAAGGGTAAAGAGATGAAGACCAACGCCATGGTTTGGAAAAAGAAAGCAGAGGCGGCCACGAGTCCTGTTGGCTCTTCTCTCCTCAATTTCGACAACATGGTGAGcgaaatatttttttccaatattGGAAACTAAGACAGATTTGATGGATGGTTTGAGATTGTGGAATGAAATTTTCTGTATTGTAAGTCTAATTACTATAATCTGCTCCCTCCTATGGAACGAATTAGAAGTCATTACGTGCGTTTCTATAATTTATATAAGGAATTTTTCAATGACACCTTGTTGGtgtatttgaaattttttttttttggtaaaagcaaCTTCAATTAGATAGAAGACAGGAGTTACACAAGGTCTCAGTGCTCAGAATACGAAACCAAGGAGTGGAATATAGCTAAACCGTTGTACATGTCATTAACGGGGGGGCCTTCCAAGATAGGGGATGGGCAAAACCAATAATTTCCCTAGACATCCAGTTGTAGACACAACTAACATAAGCATGGGAAAATTTCTCTTTCACATAGAGCGAGAAAACCATGATGGGCAAAGAAGCGACAAATGCTAGACACCGAGTATCACAGTATGCATGTGGCTCTACGCATGCTAGACAAAGATTGTCAGAGTATGCATGCGACCCAACCATATGGCCTAGAAGAATGTGAAAGTACCAAAGGACCACATCTTCCCACAAACTAACCACCCAGACCAACGTAGAACTAAAAAAGCCAAAACACAACTGGCAAAATTTTAAAAAGCTAACAGACAACCAGCTAAAATAAGAAGATGGCCATCATCGGTGGCCGACAAGGCAATACAGCCGCATGGGGCAGCCCAAACCATCAGAATCTTGATTGAAGAGGCATCGTACATCcttgcatcatcatctccatGCATATATCTCCCTAACAAAAAGGTCAAATTCGTCCATTCAAGTTAtagcttcttcatttttttgagCTCTTACacattggaagaaaaaaaaataagggtttcAGAGAGTGTAAGGCTGCAGATTTTGTGTGTGAAAATCCTCCCTCCATTGTTGATCATTGAAGAATTTAAAGGCTTCATGTGAGTTGTTTTACACTCCATTAATGGTGGTTTAGAAATGTAGTTGGGTGGTATTGATGATATCTTATTTCTAAGctaaaagaaatagaagaatgaagagaggagcttcCCCCTTTGTTGGTAAAACCATGAATGGGTTTTGTTGCTCAATGTGAGTTTTGTTTACTCCATTAATGGGGGTTTGAGGAGGTGGTTGACGTGTGTTAATGATGCATTGACTCaaagccaaagaggaagagaagaaagcaaataaGGGTTTgcttgtgtttgctttgaagagcaagaagccaaaggggagagaaggtgtgaacacCAAAATTGTTAGtgcaagtttccagtcatcctagacaatcggttgtgagattccaTAACCTTGGATTTACATTATAAGTATGTATAatgatatgtatgtatgttagggttagttgtggatgaattctATACATGCTAGGCTAgctgtggatgaactgtaagcatgctagctagttgtggatgtatatgctaggcatggcttgactgtagggcattgatataagcccaaatttattatattctttattgagtgcttagtgggtgctaagcactgggagtgggtgctccagTGTAGTGGGTGCTCCACACTGTACCGGCACTgcaagtgccatctcagcttcggcttgagaaaatttgATGTGGGTGCTCCcaactgtgggtgcagtcaaaagtagtgtattgagtaggtacaaaGCCTTTACGAGCACTACTatggggatgtaggcaaattgtcgaacctcgtaaaaactcTGTGTTATGGGTGTGCTTCTTatttgcattatatatatattgaagtgcgtggaatgccGAATGGATGTGcctacttggaagtgcctatgagaggctgagtgtgcaaaCAAGAACAAGTACAGGGACAAGTGTATCAGGGTTTGTCACGTCAGATATTGGACAAGTTTTAGGGATCGGAATTAGACTCACcgattcacccccctcttagtgactgtcgggttacaatAGGATTAACCTTAATTGAcatgttttttccatttatgtctcacatattaaaaaattaaagaaaaataaaatgcctattggagccctaatttctattataaagatgCAAGGTAAAATTTCGGGCCAGGCTgggatgggttgggttgggttgggttgggttgggttgggccaggttgaggcctcaaccctaactcaacccaaccctaacccactctcagggtcaaaaaacttggcccaaacccTCTTCGGGCTCATGGTGGGTCAGGGCGGGTTCAGGTTGTCAAGgtcaaactttcacccctattACTAACAAAAAGAGCTAAAAATacttaaaacaaagaaaatgtgTGTGttcattctaaaaaaaaaatatgggaagaGGTTCTCACACTCCGGTTGGTGATGTAGATTCTGCATAGGATGACATTATCAATAAAATGTCACAATGGtcaaggaggagaaaaaaaattaataagtaaataaaaaacTTATGATCATTtgtataaaaaggaaaaagtaaaaaacaaaataaaaaaaaaaaacaaaataaaaaacatatctttttttttatttattttttatttttttaaccaatgtgTTCGGGCCAGTTtatgcgcacctcgactaattctCAAAAAGAATAGACCTAAGATCGTGCACCTATTCACACAATTTTCAATTCACCCTAATCGTTTGGACAACCCATggatacataaaaaaaacttatgACTTATGTTCTATTATTTGTTAATTATCTATGTAACAATAGAAGGTGATGTATTTGAAAATCACGAGATAAAATCTgagctttttatttttaaattttttgaatcTAAACCGTTGGTTTTCCACTCATTAAGGAATAGGTGCAGAGATTGACAACAATGTTAACGGaaatgatttttaaaatttttgaatcCAAACCATTGGTTTCCCACTCATTAAGGAATAGGTGCAGAGATTGACAACAATGTTAACGGGAATGATATTCAGAGGCTTGTGAGAGAGTTAACCGAAGGAGTCAAAGGTGAAGAGATGAAGACCAATGACATGGTTAGAAAAAGAAAGCACAGGCGGCACCCCCATTCCAGTTGGCTCTTCTCTCCTCAATTTCGACAACCTGGTGAAcagaatttttctttgtaattgaaACTAATAGATTTAATGGATGGTGTGCAATTCGTGGAGATCACTTTTGGGGTGTGGTTCCACATACTATGGATGGTGCGAGATAGGGTGGGGTGGTTACTTGCAGAGAGCGGAACCTTTTCTCAATTTGTTTTAATGGTGTTGTATTGAGCAGATTGTGAAATGACTTTGTATGTCTTATAAGTCTTATTATATCCTGCTCCTCCTTTTGGAACATTTTTCTAAGTCATTCCTTTAATTCTAGAATTTATATAAGGGATTTTATAAATGACACACTGTATTTCAACTTGACACCTTCTTTTGGTTGTTCCTTtgtcttatttttcaaaatagtaTCTAATGTGGGGTTCAATGCTACTAACAACAACAGCCAAAATAGTAAATGTGTgtcattctaaaaaaaatataagggaaAGTTTCCTTACACTCCAATATATAGCTGATGTAGACACTGAGTGGACGTGTAGAATGACATTATCAATAAAGGGTCACAATGGCTTTTGTATTTCTAATAAATCCCAAGATAAATCAGTTAATGGGATTGGCCTTGGGTGTAATCACGTGGCATGAACCAAGTAATCAAAAATCATGATCATTGATATGCAATTGGATGTAATTAATCCGAAGGTGCCGGTTTGAGTCTAGCTTTCTGAAccttttatatttaattttttgtaatCTAAACCGATGATTCTCCACTCAGAGTTGATAGAATGCAAAGAAATATCTGGAGTCTTGTTACACATGCATGGGTAAGCATGCTatatctgtgtgtgtgtgtgaatacAAAAAGGGGGTATTTAACTGAATTAGATTCATTTTTTTACATGTGGCTAATCTAGGTCATGTCCACTTTATCTAATAGTCAAAATGGAGATATCATTTGTCCATGGAGTAGAATAAATACCATGTGATATTTGAAAAAGGGCAAGAAATCGCTACCTGTTCGTGTGGCCCTTGTTACCAGAGTGGGGCCAATGAAAGTGTGGGCAAGAGCATTAAcatcaaagagattttttttatttcacaaagaGTGGAGCGATAATTTCGCACAATGCTTGCATCTGGGCACTAGAGCAACGATCAagcacctttctttttttttcttttttttcaaaaaataatagacctttgtgacaataataattttttttttttctcttttctcgtTTTCCAAACATAGATAATGGACAAATAATTGA is from Macadamia integrifolia cultivar HAES 741 unplaced genomic scaffold, SCU_Mint_v3 scaffold2113, whole genome shotgun sequence and encodes:
- the LOC122065754 gene encoding 7-deoxyloganetin glucosyltransferase-like, which gives rise to MDSIGLVEDKMPHAVCIPFPAQGHINPMLKVAKLLHHRGFHITFVNTEYNHKRLLKSRGPDSLKGLPDFQFETIPDGLPPPDIDATQDISALCQSTRTTSLVPFRNLLSKLNTTSHIPPVTCIVSDGVMSFTLKAAEEIGVPEVLFWTTSACGFLGYMHYPHLMERGLTPLKDTSYLSNGYLDTPLDWIPGMNGIRLKDIPTFVRTTNPDDFMLDFLKGEVGRAYKASAIILNTFELLEKDVVDALSTMLPRVYTIGPLSLMLDQIKDYSLKSIGSNLWKEESGCLEWLDSKELSSVVYVNFGSITVMTPQQLVEFAWGLANSNHTFLWIIRPDLVAGNSAVLPSEFVSQTKERGMLSSWCPQEKVLSHPAIGGFLTHSGWNSTLESICGGVPMACWPFFAEQQTNCRYSCTHWGIGAEIDNNVRRNDVERLVRELMEGDKGKEMKTNAMVWKKKAEAATSPVGSSLLNFDNMVSEIFFSNIGN